From one Lolium rigidum isolate FL_2022 chromosome 4, APGP_CSIRO_Lrig_0.1, whole genome shotgun sequence genomic stretch:
- the LOC124707957 gene encoding uncharacterized protein LOC124707957, translating to MAATGAALRLRLLFRILRVGELLALLALLSWSSSRAPSAAAAAVRVAGSLLFSPRIVFVLGNAIVLLLLALSRRERESSPVSSATNHHPAAAAAAALTTEAPAVGSFSSFAAPTTPSPTPTPESEASVAVVATSAAEVLPCREMATVFEEEVKPAVKAAVARAALSKARAPRRSRSEKMSSRGISGSRRAASPEHQLIMPVMRRSESENGRRRRSSASARDVAAWAPGTEDAEEFRRTVESFIARQTRFRRDEECMAGALVVVE from the coding sequence ATGGCCGCGACCGGAGCAGCTCTTCGGCTACGCCTCCTGTTCCGGATTCTGCGTGTGGGCGAGCTCCTCGCGCTGCTGGCGCTCCTGTCCTGGTCCTCGTCCCgcgcgccgtccgccgccgcggccgcggtgCGCGTCGCCGGCAGCCTCCTCTTCAGCCCGCGCATCGTGTTCGTCCTCGGCAACGCCATCGTGCTGCTCTTGCTGGCGCTCTCCAGGCGCGAACGCGAGTCGTCACCGGTCTCCTCCGCCACCAACCACCACCCTgcagcagctgccgccgccgccctgacCACCGAGGCTCCGGCCGTCGGAAGCTTTTCTTCATTCGCTGCCCCGACAACGCCGTCTCCTACGCCTACCCCGGAAAGCGAAGcatcggtggcggtggtggctacATCGGCGGCCGAGGTGCTCCCCTGCAGGGAAATGGCGACGGTGTTCGAGGAGGAGGTCAAGCCGGCGGTAAAGGCCGCGGTGGCGCGGGCCGCCTTGAGCAAGGCACGCGCGCCGAGGCGGAGCAGGTCGGAGAAGATGAGCTCGCGCGGCATCAGCGGATCCCGGCGCGCTGCGTCCCCGGAACATCAgctgataatgccggtgatgcggCGTTCGGAGTCGGAGAACGGGCGCAGGCGGCGGTCGTCGGCGTCGGCGCGGGACGTGGCAGCTTGGGCCCCCGGGACGGAGGACGCGGAGGAGTTCCGGCGGACGGTGGAGTCGTTCATCGCGAGGCAGACGCGGTTCCGGCGCGACGAGGAGTGCATGGCCGGCGCGCTGGTGGTCGTGGAATGA